Proteins found in one Aspergillus chevalieri M1 DNA, chromosome 2, nearly complete sequence genomic segment:
- a CDS encoding putative eukaryotic translation initiation factor eIF-2C4 (COG:J;~EggNog:ENOG410PISF;~InterPro:IPR012337,IPR032474,IPR036397,IPR032472, IPR032473,IPR036085,IPR003100,IPR003165,IPR014811;~PFAM:PF16487,PF02171,PF16486,PF02170,PF08699, PF16488;~go_function: GO:0003676 - nucleic acid binding [Evidence IEA];~go_function: GO:0005515 - protein binding [Evidence IEA]), with protein MSTNNSRPAFAGDPTLDNPKLIIDSCRNVDLPLAAFNLNNMYAIPTENVPRPGFNNTGKEVEVSMNAFGITKYPSRTVYQYDVHIGNGAEKTAVIKKVWSSNARKNALRQTIFDGQKLAWSMTNYRDGLNVEVDLDSEQGRPAGKTPNRFRLVVRPTKTVNLAVLKGWLDGKISMQESVLEALNFLDHVLREYPSQKFLAIKRSFFDENGENQDLGNGVLAFKGVYQAIRPAINRGLVVNVDVSNTCFWARTSFMGAAMAVLDARDRQHLIHLLKPIDDGHGGKTESNGFYEIHRRLKKLQVQPHYRGCPVLGTNFIVKGLINGNARQYTIDLVDKATGKKETINIETYFRRKYNLALDYWELPMVEMTKKGVVYPMEVLTIHGLHKYPWKLNEYQTSHMIKYAASRPADRLNSVQKSKKMLDHANDPVLQNFGLQIDNNMIRTKARLLPNPEIQFGGNQRHNPGTNGRWDLRGKKFYQPNQKPLEAWGVGYFVGKRNAVNRTQVESFCDSFIKLYMGHGGSVSKRPNIVELREDIGEAVKRLYNTTGVKFQKDPQLLVIIVPDKNSFTYARIKKSCDCRWGVPSQVLQAGHVAKGNPQYVSNVLMKVNAKLGGTTSRAIPKVPEAGLRSHSMIIGADVTHPTLGVWSPSMAAMAVCMDTFGGRYWGACETNGERNEMIARSNIEVMLTPLVREWMATVGRGRAPEHVYYFRDGVSTGQFDQVLQQEVFDMKSIFMKLTQDQWKGKFTVVVANKRHHLRAFPKPGDRNTSDKNGNPLPGILVERDVTSPHDWDFLLYSHIALQGTSRPVHYHVIFDQIKHRPQELENMIYDHCYQYMRSTTSVSLFPAVYYAHLVATRARHHEDVPASSGPQSGPEVKMTNPKPANRPVDPRLLPIHGTSNRLTFGMWFV; from the exons ATGTCGACCAACAATTCCCGCCCAGCCTTTGCTGGAGACCCAACCTTGGACAATCCCAAGCTGATTATCGATTCTTGCAGGAACGTCGACCTGCCTCTGGCGGCGTTTAACCTCAACAATATG TATGCGATCCCGACCGAAAATGTTCCTCGCCCAGGCTTCAACAACACCGGCAAAGAGGTCGAGGTCTCGATGAACGCATTCGGAATCACCAAGTACCCTAGTCGGACCGTTTACCAGTACGAT GTCCACATCGGAAATGGTGCCGAGAAGACTGCCGTTATCAAGAAGGTTTGGAGCTCGAATGCGCGCAAGAACGCGCTTCGCCAGACCATTTTCGATGGACAGAAGCTTGCATG GTCCATGACAAATTACCGTGACGGTTTGAACGTTGAAGTCGACCTGGATAGCGAACAAGGCCGTCCGGCTGGCAAGACACCCAACCGTTTCCGTCTCGTCGTTCGTCCTACGAAGACGGTCAATCTTGCCGTTCTCAAGGGTTGGCTTGATGGCAAGATTTCTATGCAAGAATCTGTCTTGGAAGCTTTGA atttccttgaccacgTGCTTCGTGAATACCCAAGTCAGAAGTTCCTGGCTATTAAAAGATCCTTCTTCGATGAGAACGGAGAGAACCAGGACTTAGGAAATGGCGTCCTCGCTTTCAAGGGCGTTTACCAAGCGATTCGACCTGCCATT AATCGTGGACTCGTCGTGAACGTGGACGTTTCGAACACCTGTTTCTGGGCCCGTACTTCTTTCATGGGAGCTGCCATGGCCGTTCTCGACGCTCGTGACAGGCAGCATTTGATCCATCTCTTGAAGCCCATCGATGATGGCCACGGCGGAAAAACTGAGTCGAATGGTTTTTACGAAATCCATCGCCGCCTCAAGAAGCTTCAGGTTCAGCCGCACTACCGTGGCTGCCCCGTCCTGGGCACCAACTTCATCGTCAAGGGCTTGATTAACGGCAACGCTCGTCAGTACACCATCGACTTGGTCGACAAAGCTACTGGCAAGAAGGAGACAATCAACATCGAGACGTACTTCAGGCGCAAATACAACCTGGCTCTAGACTACTGGGAGCTTCCTATGGTTGAGATGACCAAGAAAGGTGTCGTCTATCCCATGGAAGTCTTGACTATCCATGGTCTCCACAAATACCCCTGGAAGCTCAACGAGTACCAGACTTCGCATATGATCAAATATGCCGCCTCTCGTCCGGCCGACCGTCTTAACTCTGTTCAAAAGTCCAAGAAGATGCTCGACCACGCCAATGATCCGGTTCTCCAGAATTTCGGCCTCCAGATCGACAACAACATGATCCGGACCAAGGCTCGTTTGCTTCCAAACCCCGAGATCCAATTTGGTGGAAACCAGCGTCACAACCCAGGTACCAACGGCCGCTGGGATCTTCGTGGAAAGAAGTTTTACCAACCCAATCAAAAGCCCCTCGAGGCCTGGGGAGTTGGCTACTTCGTTGGCAAGCGGAACGCTGTCAACCGTACTCAGGTTGAGAGCTTCTGTGATTCGTTCATCAAGTTGTACATGGGCCACGGTGGCAGTGTTTCCAAGCGTCCGAACATCGTGGAACTGAGAGAAGATATTGGCGAAGCGGTCAAGCGTCTTTACAATACGACCGGTGTCAAGTTCCAGAAGGACCCCCAGCTTCTTGTGATCATTGTTCCCGACAAGAACTCCTTCACATACGCGCGAATCAAAAAGTCCTGCGACTGCCGTTGGGGTGTTCCTTCTCAAGTTTTGCAGGCGGGCCATGTCGCTAAAGGCAACCCTCAGTACGTTTCCAACGTACTCATGAAGGTCAACGCCAAACTCGGAGGCACGACTTCGCGCGCCATTCCCAAGGTTCCCGAAGCTGGCCTTCGGTCTCATTCGATGATCATTGGCGCCGACGTCACTCATCCTACTCTTGGTGTCTGGTCACCATCGATGGCGGCTATGGCAGTTTGCATGGACACGTTCGGTGGTCGCTATTGGGGCGCGTGCGAGACCAACGGTGAACGAAACGAAATGATTGCTCGTTCCAACATTGAAGTCATGTTGACTCCTCTTGTTCGCGAATGGATGGCTACTGTCGGACGCGGACGGGCTCCGGAGCACGTCTATTATTTCCGTGACGGTGTCTCGACAGGTCAATTTGACCAGGTTCTTCAGCAGGAGGTTTTTGACATGAAGTCCATATTCATGAAGTTGACTCAAGACCAGTGGAAAGGAAAGTTCACCGTCGTCGTGGCAAACAAGAGACACCACCTGAGAGCTTTCCCCAAACCTGGAGACCGAAACACCTCCGACAAGAACGGGAACCCTCTGCCAGGTATCTTGGTCGAGAGAGATGTGACGAGCCCTCACGACTGGGATTTCCTTTTGTACTCGCACATTGCTCTTCAAGGAACATCTCGCCCTGTCCACTACCATGTAATTTTCGACCAGATCAAGCATCGCCCACAAGAGCTCGAGAACATGATCTACGATCATTGTTACCAATACATGAGATCTACGACTTCTGTTTCGTTGT TCCCGGCGGTCTACTACGCCCATCTGGTTGCGACTCGGGCTCGTCATCACGAGGATGTCCCTGCTAGCTCTGGGCCCCAGAGTGGTCCTGAAGTGAAGATGACGAACCCAAAGCCTGCGAATAGACCTGTGGATCCCAGGCTTTTGCCTATTCACGGAACTTCGAACAGACTCACCTTCGGCATGTGGTTCGTCTAG